Part of the Nicotiana sylvestris chromosome 2, ASM39365v2, whole genome shotgun sequence genome, aaccggatgttgacttatgtgaaaaagggatcggatgtgaattccaatggtttggatagcttcgggagatgatttgggacttaggaatgTGATCGAAACGTGTTTTGAAAGTCCGTAtcaggtttaggcttgaattggcgaagttggtattttggcgttTCCCAgatgataggtgagattttgatataggggtcagaatggaatttcgagagttgcagtaggtccgttgtgtcaattGGGGTGTATGTGCAAAaattcaagtcattcggacgtggtttaatagactttttgatcgaaagcggaattcagaagattttggaaccttaggcttcaATTcaatgtgatttggttgattcgatgtttttTGAGGTGTTTGAAGATTgttataagtttggatagtggtatatgacttgttggtgctcttgattgaggtcccggaggctttggggtgatttcggatagttgacggaagattttgagttgggtttggcagctgaagatttcccattgctgtcataaccgcacctgcggctaggggaccacaggtgcgggcTCGCAGAAGCGCCAAGATGTTCGCAGATGTAGAATTGGCCATGTGGGGATGGGACTGCAAAAGCGGCTGCTCGATCATACCTGCGGTGGCGCAGGTACGGCTTCTTGATCGCGGATGCGGAAATGGGCACATTAGtgagaaccgcagatgcggtgcatTTGATCGCAGAAGTGGAGgaagggccgcaggtgcgaaaagcttgggtcagaaggtataaaagatttccttcgcgatttttgagttattcttTACCATTTTCAtgcgggtttgagcttgggggagctatttgaagagggatttcaagaggatttcatagaggtaaggtttttggaccctaaactcatttctatggtattatttcaccgatttggcttgaaattaatggaaattaagggttaaaaattgggaattagggcttgagattggaaatctttgagtaagggtttgaggggtcatttgtggttggattttgatactTTTGACATGGATGaactcatgggaggataaggagtgtattgatgtaatttttatcggattacgagacgtgggcccgagggtcgggttttggttaattttgggatttatgttgtaattcGATTATATTTGCATGCGCTTCGttttcttagcatattttgacgtcatgattctgatttttggatagattcgacgcgagttaaggccgatttgaggggcaaagtcatcacgggctagagtttggaccagatagaggtgagttatgattgtaaatgttgtcctgagggtatgaaaccctggatttcacatcgttgtgctaatTCGAGGTGATGCACactctagatgacgagcgtggggtcgtgcactattggaaattgtgacttagtccgtcccgaatgactgttttactgcgtatttgattgaaaactatttgctatcatcatgttttgggctgaatgccatatttgggcctcgtgtcaactgtttggacccttaggggctttttactactatgcctcattgttttgacttaataCTTGTACTTAGTtatgttatattctactgttttcataactcagccatgtttactctgttttgacatcttaaatgacaTTTTGAGCTGAGTATCATAATtgactgtgcccgagtggcttttagagatttctgcctgagtagggccgagggcctgtgttgtgaggttattgtgGGATCAGGTTGCGTGCCGTAGCGGTATTgaactgatttatgattatgaggtcgagggcctgagttgtacgccacaaggtggcttgatgtGAGGCCGATAGCctgttgattatgccacgagatgtcttgttattgcgcttgggccgtaaggggactctctcggagtctgtacacccccagtgagcgcgggtaccgaATGTGAGATGTGTTATGgcctgaggggctgatgttgttccatgctattgcccgaagggctgatacgagtgattgtgagatagcccgaggggctgattctattggtaCTTTGCTTGAGGGGCtggttttatgtgtttatcttttctcactgCTTTTCCTTCGCTCGTTTCACTATAAAAAGATGTTTtgaagaagcttatactgaactaagttGTTTTTATAagttttcactgttttattgcattgtattgattttacactgcctctttgtagcattttgctgtgttttacgtgttttcttatcgctcagctgcctttacttttattactcactaagttgacgtactcatattactccctgcaccttgtgtgcaaattcaggagcttcgggtcccgctagcgagggctgatttCTTCCAGCAGGCTGTtaggagttcactaggtagctgctcggcgttcggagcctagtgcttctccttcctatttGTATTGGATTTGTAGTGGAATTTGTAGTCTCTTTCTACTCTTAAatggatgtttagatgctcatgactggtgacaccccgatgtcgggctgtgtttatttccgcacttgttctaTTTCGCTTTATTTTGGTACTTATCACTTATTAACGCCTTAATTATGAATTAAATAACGGTTAATTGctattgggggtttgtgtcggctggccttgtttcacgataggtgtcatcacgacccagtccaggtttagggtcgtgatagagagtgcatatttaggcagttgttgaataacatcactcctaatgtatatgagggatcaatacggagggtttaaaggtgggatttgGGATAATGAAACCTTGGTGAgatccgagtgagccgtacttaatgccagctagtgtaattcgggagaatatgtctagtaaattgtggtaattattcGGGAGAGAGTTACAAtagtcagagtgctcatgatcggtagagaagacttaggcaaatttataggaaacgtagcggaaaggattccgacaatatgGGAAATCACAACTCTAGACCaccttaatcttgtctccaatctttatccttgttaattgatagttttattgctttctagtatttgttagttaattagataaaaataaatattataatatttataattagaaaattatttggacttgtaTTTCCTAGCGATATTGAATAACTGTaactaagccttagttctctgtgagattcgaccccggacttgtaaatcggattatatttacaacgaccgcttaattctttttataaggcatagttatGCGTGATCATATAACATACTAATAAATGGATAATATAAGAaaaaaatttggtcgaggtcatGCAATTGTTTCATGAAATTTATCAAAAGAGATAAGACTGATATTGTTACCTACAATACTATTTTTTCATGGTCTATTTAAAGTGGGAAGAATTGGCtctgccaaaaaaaaaaagtttacgCCGAGATGCTATCTACAGGGCCCATACCTAATTTGTACACTCAATTCTATTTATTAAAGGGTTATTTTAAAGGGATTTTTACCtacctataccatatatgaaaccttattaccctaaATGTGCATAGTTTGTTAATTACCCGCTCAGTCCACGTTTTACTTACAAATTTTGTACCATTCGACTATTAGGCACTAAAAGGGCAGAATATTCCCTAAAAACGGGCTACAATTAAGGAGAGAATCTTGGTGTTAATTGATTCTACattaaattcaatttttaaaaagggaaaggagatTTCTCATCTGCGTATTTTTCTCTAGAACTACAATTCAAATTCTCGAAAAAAAGAACGAACAATTCAAATTTTCGAGTTTCAACAACTCAAAGTTGAAAAAatctgttcttccatatattttccaccattgatagccattaagaagcttgaaagctttgaattcaaatttgggttttcaaaaatcattatttgtttggattgggtgttgttgtaaataattcggaatatgtttaggagtttatatctcaatttttaggggttttggtgaagattagacttggttttgactgaattttagattgaaactcgaagaagaagaagaagaagaagaagaagacgtatttccagaaattgtagataaattgtagttaaattgtagaattgtagatatattgtagataaattgtagatgaattgtagattgggaagactaaaacttctacaaatcttctacaattatgtcgaaaatgccaattatgctacaattgaaatgagaatttggatattaaaattcaatgtatctattttgtagatatcttgtagataaattgtagattatttgtattctgattgtagatgcattattttctgttttcacaaatccaaaacgactaaagcttctacaaaatcttctgcaaaaaacagtctacaatttatctacaatttttctaatttgactacaatttgactacaaaatatctacaaattctgaaaatatgtcttcttcttcttcttcttcttcttcgagtttcaatcgacTGGGTTAACCAGTAACCTTCAACCAATGCAAATTGTGGGGGATACAACTGAAGGTAATTAAGTGGAGAAGAAAGTGATGGTAATTGTGGGTGAGAAGAGATTGTACGAGAATGGGGGAAAAACTGAAGGTAAATCgtgggggggggaggggagaGAGAAATCGTAGGGGGTGTGGGGGGGTGGGAGGAGAGAGAGGCGGGTAAACGAAATAAAGTGAAAATACGGTCCTAAAATCACGCCTACAATAAATGAAGGAataattatacccttaatttgaattatggtatataaatggtaatttggtatgcttaaatgtaatTAACACAATCCTTAAACAATGAAGGTAATAAGATTTGGTATATGGTATAGGTATGTAAAAATCTCTATTTTAAATATGGACTTGTTGAAAAAGCCGTGTCATTCTTTTGTAAGTTGgaaagaaagagagaagatacatgTATTGAATTTTATAATGTTGCCATTAATGGATTGTGCAGAAATATTTAACTCAGACAGAGCTTATACTATTTTTGAGTCGCTTTCTTTAATTGGACTACTTACGAATGCGAGAACATATTAGCAGTGGCGAAGCCAGGAATTTATTCAatggtgttcaaacttgaaaaaagtgaaaaaaatctCCGAGAAagagtgttcaatatatgttatatacctctaaaatctaatattttacctatatacgcAAGTGTAATTTTCCGACGAAGCCCACCCTTTACAACATGTGGCTTCGCCCATGCATATCAGGCAATGATAAATGGGTTTTGTCTCGAAGGGTTGTTAGGTGAATCTAATCTTATGATAAGAAAAATGGTTGCAAAAAAATAAATCATGTTTTCAAGATCATTAATAGAAGATGATCGGATCAACTTCATCAACTTTTGCACGTAGCGGGATATATTTTGAACCCGAAATTGTTTTATACAAATAATGCCCATGACACTTTAGATGCATAAGTGTCCAGGATATACCATGGATCATGGATGTGTTTatacttattaaattttataatatatttttttctatAGTTAAATGTTGGTTGCAATTTGATCATCAAACTTCAAACTTGCAAAAAATTACTGTCAAATTACTAAGTTTAACTTCTAGCTCATCAGGATATGAGAAAAACTAGAACGTATTTAAATATTCTATATTACATTATTATTAGTATCTCTTAATTACTCTCTATAACTTATGCACAAATTCATCCCAAAAAGAGAAATAGGCTTGAGCTATTACGTTTTAATGATCTAGTGTACATTAAATACAATAGAACATTATAGTGTCGGTATGAAGAACATTAAAGTGTCGGTATGAAACGCGTGGTACTATATTGATCCAATTTTGTTGGATAATGATAATGAGGCAAATTGGTTAACTTCATATAGACAAGAGAGGCCATATCAcgggaaaaattaaaaaatagctagatttacaagtggtcaatcaaaaaatagccacagtttcaaaagtaatcgaaatttagccactttttatgtagaaataaatctgaacgaaaacactattcaaaatccggaaaatactccagtataatatactggatctccagtataatatactggagttccagcataagtatactggaactctagtataatggtccagcataatatgctgaaagttcatacacaggtgcaccgatctccagtatattatgctgcaACTTTCCGTAGAcactatttttcaataacttttcaaatgctgactatttttgaataattaatccaaaaactgactagcccgtgctatttgtCTCTTATCATTGATATCCCTGCCCATAGTTTTGGTAAAAGTCGGTTGCAAGCCAAGATTTAATGTTACTAAATAAAAGAATGGATTGAAGCAAATTTGAGATACAAGagcaaattcaaaatttaaattttatgggttcaatatttaatatttttagcGTTAAAGtgattatattattaaaataatgggCTCATATCTACTATTTATTACAATTATAATAAATTTTTATTCATAAATTTATACTTTGCACCACGTATTGAATTCAGATATCTATAACAGTGGATCCGCCCTGCATGGGCTTGAAGCATGAGGAGAGAAAAATAACTTAAGAAATTGTATTTAAGACTTTTTGGTGAATATAACACTATGGCACGAGGAACGTAATTGTAAGCTGTAATCTTTGTGACCAATTTCAAAAGCGAACCATGTACAAGCAAATAAAGCGAACCATGTACAAGCAAATATTCTCCAATTAAAAAATACtcgaagccataaactttcaaaccaacaaccttccgaactcacatatttcataaactttcgaatcGCTAAACTTTCAAAATCGCGGAATTTcaaacccgtaaactttataatttctaaacccgtaaacttccaaacatataaacctctgaactcataattttggacctttaaaccaataaataaaaaaattaaaactgaaaaatatattgaaaaaatattttttccgggAGGGGGGAGGGGAGCAAGGGAGGGGGTGACAGTAAAacgaaaaaaacaaaaatttaaattacaaaaaaaaaagtttttttgtgtgtgtgtggggggggggggggttggtggatggtgcagaaaaacgaaaatatagaaattttaaattgaaaaaaaaaattaaggtaaaaaaaataaaaaaaatttgcgGGAGTAGGGGTGGGGTGGAGGGatagtagggtgggtggtaacggaaaaactgacatttgaaaaaaaaaaaagccttttGAAAAAAAGGGGTgaggaaggttgagaaggagttttagaaaatgttttcccttctcttgataaggaaaacattttcctccaattggaggaaaataagtTCATAAGAAAAATGTTctccaaaatatttaagccaaccaaacatgaaaaaattgaaaatatttttcgaaaaatactttccttcataccaaacacgcCCTTAGAATCCATTTGTATTAATGATATATTATGTATTAATATCTTATTCTGATAAATGCAAAATACCTTCTGAATTAAAGTTTGTGCTAAATAATTATTAGAACCAGATTGTCTGTTTATGAGAAAGGTGACTCAAAATCAACTCTTTAAGAGACAGAAGTTGTGTGACAACAATTTTTGGTGGGTTGGTTGCTGGCGCGATGATCCGTTAATCTTGAATCCTCTATAGGAATTCATCGCTATTCTTTTCCTCTACCGGTAAAGGTTCATCCCGAGTCACAAgatcaatttttttaaaaaaaaattattttttctttgagAACACAAACTTTAGTATGAACTTATGCAAAATGTGTGGCTATttggcatgaaaagtggtgattAAATATGAAACAAAATCTAATTTGTGTTAAGAAACATAACAAATCAATAAATAGTGACCCAATCATCCAAAACCAACTTCATTTTCTATTTTCTCTATCACCCTAATTCTGATTTCATTTGCTAAACAACACGTTGTCATCTGTACATCTGCTAATCCCCACAACAAGCAACTCATATTGAAGTCTTcacggaaacagcctctctaccttcacaaggcggggtaaggtctgcgtacacactaccctccccacaCCCCACACTGTGAGAAACTGAGAAtacactgggtatgttgttgtcaTTGTTGTAAGCAACTCATATTGAAATATCCACCCGGTCTACGGAATCAAGAGTTGAACAATCTGGGGATTTCAAAAGTGACCTCAAGCGCCCACCGTTGGAAGTTGCTTTGGACTGAGCTACTAGGTAATTGAGCCATAGAACAAGCTCAAGGATATAAGCCTCTGATTTCTGCTTGTCAGCATGGTGTAGTGTCTCAATTTGGATGACATCCGCTGATACAATCGACTTACGATTTGATTCAGACCTGAACGCATGAAATGTCTTTTCTCTGAATCATAGTATAGTGTAGTGCTCATATTTGTTTAAGGTGAATAAAACAATGGCATAGAGGCCATTAGGGGAAACTTACCCGGCATTAGCCCATTCTCCAACCCAACCAAAACCATGGTGAGCTCTGTTTCAGATTATTAAAAAACAAGATGATGAACTATCAAAAATTGCAAAGAAATTAGACATCAGTAATCAGTTGAGCTGTTTCGAGTCCATACTTGGCAGTAATCGTTGCAACAGGAACTAGCCACTGTAGTGTTTTCTCCATTTCAGCTTTAATTTCAGTAACAGTGAGCTGCAGATAGTAGAGGAAAGAAAAACACGAGCAAAAAGAAGAGACATGATGATGATCTAAAGTAGGAAAATATAAATCGTGCAGAATTTCACTAGACAATGAAACACGCTTAAAATCCGCTTGTTAAGATTAAATTAATCTTGCCCGTTACTAGTACCAAACTGATGCTTCTTGGTAATAAGAAATGAGAGGGCACCTGCTCTTTGACATGAAAAGATTGTATTTTGGATCGCAAAGAAAATTTTATATTGGGCGGAAGATTCTGATATAGCATATCTCGCGCATTTAGAGGCATAGAGCTTGACCGGGCTACCTGATCACAATAATTATTGAGTCAACAAGATGCAAAGATCACAAATCGGAACACTTTTCTTGCTTATGATTGACGAAAAATGGAAGAATGTTCTTACAATTGAATCAATCTGGAGAATGACATTAGCATAATGTAGATCAAGACCAGCAGGCCCTAATCTTGGCTTACTACCCAGAAATTGCTTTTTCTCACTATCTGGATCTGCATGTCACAGTTATCTCAATCAGAAATTATTAAGTAGaggattattatttattttgtttacttacatttttggcacttttttgttttaacttttcaTTTATCTATGGGGCAAACAAAAGTGTCCAATTGTTTTGAATAATAAGATAGAAATGGAAAAGGACAAATACAGCGGAAGATAATGTCTCTGGTTTATTCTACTTTTATACGTGTTTCAGTTTATTGGAAGAATCCACAGGCAAGAAAGATGTGGCAGAAGATAATATTAGAGCAAGAAGATATTATTCTGATTCCAGCCTCCTCTATATACAGATACATGCTCAATTACTCAGGGCACAAAAGTCCCAAAACATTCCAGCGGACTGGTAATATTTAAACTAGAGATATTCAAATGAATTCTGGCCTTGAGGATTTTGAAAACGATCTTCCTTGTCTCTCTAATTCAGTTATAAGTTCTTTAATTATTACGTCATTTACCTTGAACGAAACTTTAAATTAGGAGTCATAGGACTTAACCCAAGATGGGAGGCATAGTGACAGCAGAAAGGTTCAGAAACGAGGGATAACTGCACGACGGAATGCACCTAGAGGTGAAAGAGTGATTCATAACTGTACGATATGTAGATGATAAAGTGCTTGAATGATGGTTATTAGAGTAGAAATGGggtattttcttaattttttaacCTAATCTTTTCTTGGAACACTGAAAGGACAGCAGCGTTGAAGGAAAGAGAAATGCAACCAGACTGACATGGACCAAAGCAATAATCTTTCACTTGTGCAATTTACgatatcaaaagaaaaaaattgggaaaaaatttCAGATGTAACAGCTATCGAGAATGAGCCAGTACATACCCGGGTTGCCAAAAATATTATCTATCTCCCTGTTGAGAAAGAGGGCAATATCCACTAGCTTATCCATGACCTGTTTCCATAATCAAAAGGGTCTTAATACATCCTCAAAGTACAATATGTTCAAAATTGAAGAGATTAAAACACTAAAACTTGATCCCAACAGTTTGTCAGCAAAATCAAATAAATGATACTCCATATGTTATTAATTTGGATGGTCTCAAATGATTAAGCTGAAAAATAAAGGCTGAAATGGTACCTCATCCAAACATCTGGACCACAGTGACTTTTTCTTTAAGTTTTTTACTATTTTCTTCTGGATTTTCAACTCAGCAGCTAAAATTGTAAGACCATTACCTGCGGAAAAATGCAAaagagcaaaagaaataaaatgatccaaaatattattattatcatcAACATATCCCTTTTTCTAACACTTGAATGAGCAGCCAAATTATTTAAGATGGTTTTCTTCAATTTCGTTTTTACATAGAGACTAAAGCTTTAAAATGTACTATTAGCATGCAACTCGACAGCAAGAATAAACCATAAAAGCATAATTTCTTAAACTGTTCTATTTCTGGTGATTCATCACTTCAGAAGCAAACAACACtgcaatttaagaaattcaaaaGCACCTAATATGCCTAGGAAGCAATGAATATCAACAAAAGTAGTGCTGAGAGCTTGATAAGAATAGAATAGAAATGCCGAACTGAAGAGATGAATATGATTGGTTGGGCACCTTTTTGACTGGCATTTGATTTACCATCTTCTAGACGCTTGTGCTGATAATCTTGCTCAATTTTATCCAGAGTATGCAACTCATGGTATAACTCCTGTCATCAGAGAGAGTGAGTTCCTACTTTAATCTTCAGATCACAAAATAGGTTTACCACTTGTAAGACTTTCTTTTTCTAGCTCGGTTAAAAAATCTTATGATGTTAACTTTGGTACTTGAAAAGGCATGCCAACACAAGGATATAGCCAATAACCCACTTTTACATGGTTGAGACCAATTGATAACAGCATTATGCATAATGATCAGGTGAAGAAACATAACTTTGGCAGATCAACTACTTCCTCAACCATTCTCCCTTTTTTCGTTTGTGATCTTTAAGGAAATTCATGTACAATAAACCATGTTCAGAATTATTAGTAACTAAATTTGTTGTTTACTGCCTGATCTCAAATATATTCTCAACTGCAAACCAAAGTCAACATTGCTTCTTGGACCTAATCCTCCATGTTGATGATGACTAAGGTTGAGAGTAGTTTACCACAAACTAGTCACACTAATCCAAAGTCAACAACGGGCTGTGtttgtgtgtgtgcgcgcgcttTGTGAAAAAAAGGAAATCATAAAATTAAAGACAACTCAATTTACACGATAACGTGTAAAATTTGTCTCTTGCCGATTGCTTTTTAATTTaactttttattaaaataaatcttagtaaataatttta contains:
- the LOC104216777 gene encoding protein PSK SIMULATOR 1-like; translation: MGGSSSKNQSAKSKLVNPYSQSGVKGYPYERQHQQQQHELQKQSKMLTPPQSQESKDKENQEPGTQQRMQSRFGGYSSSEEEFYDGIPRFHGSSSRKPKPRRVAKVAEVSSRLGRAGSAGLVRTVEALDIIGSSMTNLNLSSGFVYGATSKGNELSILSFEVANTIVKCSTLMHSLSRRSIRQLNDVVLPSEGVQLLVSNDMDELLSIVADDKRKELQIFTGEVVRFGNQCKDPQWHNLDRFFEKYRREPTPQKQLREEAELMMQQLITLVQYTAELYHELHTLDKIEQDYQHKRLEDGKSNASQKGNGLTILAAELKIQKKIVKNLKKKSLWSRCLDEVMDKLVDIALFLNREIDNIFGNPDPDSEKKQFLGSKPRLGPAGLDLHYANVILQIDSIVARSSSMPLNARDMLYQNLPPNIKFSLRSKIQSFHVKEQLTVTEIKAEMEKTLQWLVPVATITAKAHHGFGWVGEWANAGSESNRKSIVSADVIQIETLHHADKQKSEAYILELVLWLNYLVAQSKATSNGGRLRSLLKSPDCSTLDSVDRVDISI